The window CGAATGCAAATTTCGCTTCTGTATCATACAAGTAGAATGGATCATTATAAGTTTGTGTCCAAAGTGTATCCCAATTGTCATTGGTTCTCAAAACCCAGACATCATACCCATTGATCGTTCCCGACTTAGCGGAAATAATATATCCACCTTGTGCGAGATGATGTACACTATTGATATTTTCTACGGTTCCCTGCTTGTCGTAAATATGGCTGTTCAATAAAGTCCCGGCGGTGTCGTATTCCATCACAATTCCCTGGAATGTTCCGCTGAGAAAAGCGCCCGCGAGTAAATAGTTTCCGTCGTAATTTTGTTGGCAAAACTGAGCATAGGAATTCGCACTAGATCCAATTTGTACTGACCAAAGTGAATCTCCTGTTTCGGAAAATTTCATCATCGTCGCTTTGGCGTATCCGTTTACACTTAACCAGCCACAGGCCAGAAACGAACCGTCATCATTCTCGCTGATATCCCACATCCTGTCATTATTCGGTTTGCGTATCATCTTTGTCCAAAGAGTATCCCCGTTTGCATCCGTGCGCAAAATCCACCAGTCACTGTAATTCGGAGCCTGTGATGATAAAGAATAAGTTGTTGACGAAACCAAAAAACCGCCATCCCGTGTTTGTACTACAGCTGATGGAAAATCGTTGGATCCGGGACCTCCATAATTTTTGGTCCATAATGAATCACCGAGGGAATCTACTCTCATCAACACAATATTTGTGTAGGGAGTCGAATCAGATGTGGATATCCCTGCAATAATAAATCCACCATCACTGGTAGAACTGATGTATTGCCCGTCCTGGTAGCCATCGCCTCCCCACTTTTTCTCAAACGTAATTTGCGCGTTTGTAAAATGTACAAAAAGTGAGAGTAGCATTGTTGAAAGTACTCGAAGGCGAAACGTGTTAATGGTTGATCTCATTAGAAGTTGAAAGGAAGATATTTATAATTGAGTGATTTTATCTCTTTACAATTTTAACTACATGTATTTTCGTCCCGGAATGCATTTTGAGAAAATATAATCCGCATGCAAGATGTGAAAAATCTTGTTCTTCAAGATCATTTCCGCGATACAAAGTTTTTCCCAGGCTATTTATAAGTTCATAATCCAAATCAGGATAGAAATTCTTTGTGTGGATTTTATCTTCAAATGGGTTTGGGAAAATTTGTTGCTGATCGGAGAAGGATTGACCTATACCTACACCGGAAGTGTTGCAAGGATCTGCGATATTGGAAACAACAAATTCTTCCGAGCTGACATACCCGTCAGTTCCTTTTGGAACAAACACGGTATATGTACCGGTGTCAACAACCTGAATCATTTGTGAGGTTTCTCCTGTTGACCATTGATAAGACGCGTGTCCGGATCCTGCATCCAGAAAATACTGCTGATTGATTTCAGTACAAGTGATCACAGGTCTATGCAAATCCCATGGTAATGTTTCGTAATTGAAAGCCCTGTATGTTTGTAAAGTGTCATTGTACCTGATTTGAAAAACTGTATTGCCACCAGGGCTCACTACTTCAAAAGTAGTTACAAGCTGATCTACCATTCCATAATCTAATAGAGTATTGCCATTTGTCAATCGTTGCATATTACCTGTCGCTGAACTGAAAAGCCCGGTATCCGGACAATGGCTCCATACTAATGTCGCCTGCAGCAGATTTTCATCCAGTTGGTATTCTTTACCAGAGACAGAATGTCTGGGCTTCCCGTTATCAAGTAAAGTAATGTTGCCATTGGCCAATCTTCTGCAATCGTGCTGACCAATGAACATAGTTGTGTCGTTGGTGAAAGTAAAATCATTTAATTTTCCTCCCAATCTCCACAGGATATTTCCTGTGCTTTTGTCAATCTTGATAATTTCATTGAAATGCCGAATAGAGGCAAGGATGTTTCCATCTGTATCTAACGCGATGGAATTGAAATGTGTCCAGTCTACATTCGTAGGACTATTAAGCCGACTTGTATCAACCTCGGAAAAATTGAAGTAATTGATCGCATGCCATTCAAAAACAACATTCTTATTTGCATCTTGTTCCTGTATCACTCCGGATCTTACGGTCGCGGAACTGCTTCCGGCACTTCCGTTATTATTAAACCAATGATAGGAACTCAAATCCATGACGAGGTTTTCCCATCCCAAAAGTAAAAAATGACCATTGGGAAGAACCTGCATGTCATGACCATCCTGTATTATTCCATTTTTGCACCTCACAGAATCCACCACTGTGAAGCTGCTGTCCATCAGGTAAAATTTATTCTGATAGCTATAGGAAATAAATCGATTGTCCTGAATTTTAAAATCCCCCGTGTTGCCTCCGGATATAAATTCTTTGAAGTAAACGACATTGCCTCGCCCATCCAGAATCATGTGGGTCGCGTTTTGTGCAGGGCCTCCGGTTCCTGTCCGGATCGGAATCAGAAAATAATAGCCGCTGGAAGAAGAGTCCCATTGACTAATAGTGAAGTCCGGATAGGTCTGCGCAGTCACAGGTTGTCCGGATAGGTGCAAAAAGATTAGCAGAAAAAAGTATTTTGAGAGATTCATTTTAAAATTTTATAGTGATTGTCTTTGATGGTCTTTGTAAACTAAGGTTTACAGGCCTACCCTAAGAAATTATCCGGATCTTCATATTAATGAAAATGCAGCCTTGAATCAACCCCATTCCTGCATTTAGCGGATACTTTATAGGCGTAAAATAGGAAAAATTCACAGCCGTTCTGTTTTGAATTGTAAATGTGACTTGCTTTCTTATTTTTACAATATCGTTTAGGAATATCAATCAGGTTCGGATTTATTTTTAAAAAAAAATGGGACGAGGGACAATTGGGACGAGGGACGAAAACCCAATATCAACCCCTAACCACCAGCCACTAACCACTAAGCACTAAGCACCAACCACTAAGCACCAAGCACCAAGCACCAAGCACTAACCACTAAGCACTAACCACCAACCACCATGAAAAAACTCCTACACTTAATTGTCTTCTTCATTTTATTAATAGCAGGCACAGCAAGTGCTCAACAGAATGTTAATCTGCTCGTAAATCCCGGATGTGATGACGGCGCAACCACGGGTTGGGATGTGACTTCCATGATTGATGATGGTTGGGCCGTTGAAGCAACCGGCGGGACCGATGGTACACCTTGCTGGGTTAGCTCTTATTCGAATACAACCAAATCTCAGGTCGTTGATCTGATTGCTTTGGGATATACACCAAGCTATCTTGATCAGGAACCCATAATTCTATATGCTGAAAGTTACAAAGGTTTTTACGGTGGTTCATCAATGTCTGACGAGTATCAGTTGAATATTTATCTCATGGATGATAATAATGTCGTCTTGTATACATATCAAAGCGGAATACTGATTTGTGATTCGACATGGCAATCCCTGAAAGGTGTTATCAGGAGTTACGGAACAGGTGTTCGTAAAATAATGTATGAACACATCGGAAATTGCGCGAATTACTGGGCAGGAAATTATGGTGCTATGATCGATGATTCATATTTATCTATTGGTAACAATATCTATTATTCAAGCGGAAAAACACATTCATTGGCCGGTTGGACCATTGATGCAAATGGTGGTGATGGATGGATGGTGGATCCCAATGGATACTATATTACTTCCAATGCGACGGATACTAAGTCACAGATTATTGACCTGGTCGCGCAGGGTTATACTCCTATTGATCTGGACATGCAACCGGTAATCACCTTTGGCGAATTCGCTAAAGGCACACAGCCTGATTACGCGGATTATTACAATCAAACCGTCACATTATTGGATGCGAGCAGCAATGTACTCGCGACATCCACGCAGACTCCCACCTTGACGGATCAATGGCAGTGGGTGAGTGGGTCATTTTCGGGATACGGCACCGGTTTGCGTTATATCAAATACGAACATTCAGGAAGGGATGTAGAGGGCTTGGCCGGACATAGCGGTTCTATGATGGATTATATTCTTTTGGAAATTGGAGGCGCCACAACCGGGATCGACTCCCGTGACAATGAGAGTTTCAATTTCGCAATTTCTCCAAACCCATCCAATGGTAGTTTTACACTTTCACTGAAAAATCTGAGAAATAACGCTCCGGTTAAATTGACGATTTCTGATATAGAGGGACGAATAGTTTATGCCGAGCAGATTGAGAATAATTTGAATCAACTTTCGACTTCAACATATATGCTGAACCAGGTACTTAGCAAAGGTGTGTACATACTTTCCCTTGCAGATCAGACATCGGTGCAGTCAACAAAACTATTGATTCAATAAGGCGAATGCCATGTATAAAAAAAAGAGTCCCGGGCAAGTAGCCTGGGACTCTTTTTTTTTGACAATAGTAATATATTTTAAATGTTCAGCGCAATGCTTACTCAGTTTGTGTTCTGTTAGAGAAATTAATGGAGCCGACCACTCACACGTGATTCGATTCGGAATAAATTATCCAATGCCATTCAGCATTTTTGTCAATTTGTCCTGAACTTCCTGTGCCAGTAAAATTATCTCTTTATTGTTTACAGATCCCATGGCAGCCACCGGATTAATTGTCGCTATTTCAATTGCATGGTTTGTATTTTCCTTGATGGTAACATTGCAGGGGAGCATTGCACTGATATTCGGTTCGATTTGAAGTACCTTATCGGCGTATACCGGATTGCATGCTCCAAGAATTGTATGTGGAAGATAATCCTTGTCAAGCTTTTTTTTCATGATGGCCTTCAGATCGATTTCGGTCAGCACACCAAAACCTTCGTCCTGTAAACCTGCAATTACTTTTGCCTTGATATCCTCAAAATTTGCATTCGGAACTGATTTTATGTTGTAGTAGTTCATTTTATCATTGTTTTTATGAATACAAATGTACCTGCAACAAACTACACTTTGTGTGATATAAGTTCCAAAGAGATCTTAGATATGATGGTATGTACCCGAAATCTCTTCGAATGAATGATTTTGAAGATAAGAATGCTTGAGATATTAACAGCGCAAGGGTTGAATAAGTGTTATTCTTTAATCAATTTACCCTTCTTGAGGATTGCGCCTTCCTGTTTCAATTCATAAAAATAAATACTACTGCTTAAAAATTCTGTATTCAAAGAAGAAATAGTCGGTATAGTCTTATGAATTAGTTTATTCGAAAATGCATCATACAGTGTAAATTCTACATCTGAACTATTGTTGGATTTTAAATTAAGCGAAGTAGTGAATGGATTTGGGTACACATCATTCGCGAAAATATTCTCATATTCAGGGGTACCATTTACCGCATCGCAAATGAATAGTGAGAAAATTGCACCATTCCCTTGTCCCCACACAGCAATATCCGCTACCTGTAAGGATGAAATATTGCCGGTAATGGTTGTGCCCAGCCAGCCAGATACCGAACAACTTACACAACCGGTAATGTCACCGTCAACAGTTAAATCAGCAAGTGCATCACAACCGTTAGGATCACCTACAGATGGTATTGCATAATGAATTCCGTTGATAGCAAGCACTACAGATTCCTGACCTATGCCTGCATTGGAAATACCGCTGAAGTTTAGGGTCAGCGAATTTACAGGTGGGAAAAAATCGAATGTATACATTCCATTCGCACTGCCTGTTGTTGAGTTATAACCGACAAAATAGGGGAATGTATTTACACAATACGAAGTATTGTCATCAACATGACCGGTGGTTGTGACTGTGATATCCACTCCATTTACAACAGCTGTTCCAGCCAGATGTGTTACCTGGTTTGAACATTGTGAATTGGAATTGGTATAGCTGATTAATGAACAAAATGTTAGTACGTAAATTTTTAGTTGTAGTTTTAGCTTCATCAGAATTGATTTTAAAATTAAAATTAGTATGTGTATTTGAGAGTTCCGGCTAATAAAGATTGGCATTCAAAAAAATTTCAATGTGGGCGTACTCAGCAGCACCCTTTCAATAAAGGCAAACATACACAAATGGCACCTGTTATAGAATACGAAGATGTTGATTTTGCATTTTTATGTTTAATTTATTTTATTATGGGAAATCCTGAAAATCCAATATTACAGTTCTGTTTTTATAAAACAGCCAACTAATCACGCAAGAAGTTACAAATATTCATTTCCATTGATACAAAAAAAACACTAACAACTAACCTCTAACAACTAACAACTAACAACTAACAACTAACAACTAACAACTAACAACTAGCCCAGTGCCTCACCAAAATACTGCTTCCTGAACCAGATCTCAAAAGCAGGATCAGTGAATTCGTATTTCCCATTGTTTTCCTGAATCAGATCGTTGTTGATCAATGAGGCTTTGCTTTTTGTTACGTTATTGGGAGTACCCAGACGGTAATGTTCCATCACCGCGACGCTGGTAAGTTGTGTTTCACCTTTGGCTACGGCTTTGAGCAGATTGAGCTGACTGGTGGAAATGCTTTCGACTTCTTTTTGGTAGAGCGGCGAATTGGCATTCAATAATTCCTGTAATGCAGCCTGCGCTTCTTTCAAACTGCAGCTTTTGTGTGTGAGGTTCCAGGTGTAATGAGCCAGTTGCTGAACATACCAGGAATGATTTTTCATAATTTCCGGAATCCAGGAGGCAGTTTTTTCATCGATATTTTTTCCGGTGTTTTTAAATCCATTTGTGATAAAACGCAACCATTTGGCATGTTCGATTTTGGGAAGCAATAATATATCTCCGAAACGATAAAAGGGCTTGGCCGGGTTGTTGAAAATATCCGTCATCATATGTCTTTTGCTTCCATACAAACAATAGGTGACCAGTTTCTGTCGCTGCCATACCGCCCGCATTTGCTTTTCAAATTCTTCGTAACCGGGGTAGGAGGCCAGGTTTTGGAATTCATCCAGACAAATAATCATCCGGATTCCTTTTTTACGGGCTATTGTTTCAGGCAATTGCAGTACTTCTTCGCTGTATTTGCGTAATTCTTTCCAGTCAAAACTAATGCTGAAATCCGTGTTCGGATCTATTCCCAAACTAAGTTTCGGGATCAGCTGTCTGAAAAATTCTTTTCCGCTTAGCATCCATTCCTGCCATTTTCCGGAAGAAGCCTTGATGACTTCCTTCGCGAATTGTTCAAGGAACTCTTCCTTGCTGCCGACTGAGAACAGGTCAATCACCACTGTTTTGTGCTTTTTTTCTTTCGCGTTGATCTCCCGGATCACTTTTTCTACCAACGAGGATTTTCCCCACCTGCGCGGCGAAATGATCGTGGTGTTGATTCCGTTCAACAGATTGCTTTTGAGTTTTTGAACATCCTTTTCACGATTGGTGAATGCGTGACTGCTAACGGTTGTTCCGTAAACGAAAGGAGAATCTTTCATGTGAGTGTGTGTGGATTTAAATTATACCAAATGGTATTATACCCAAAGGTATAAAATATTTTCCAGAGTTACAAATTGATGCTGAGCTAAATGGGTGATTACCGGTACAGGTTTGATCCTGGCAGGATTGTATCCGCCAAAATCATAAAAGAAAAAAAAGGAACCTGTTTGGGGTTCCTTTTTTCTTTTGTAAATTTAATCTTACCGGTCGGTTTTCACAAGACGGATAGTTTGCCTTCCTGAATTACTGTTTAGATTCAGGTAATAAATTCCGGGAGCGAGATTTCTACCGAATTTGAAATCACCGGAAATTTGGGCATACTGAGCGATGACTCTTCCGCTGAGATCTATCAAAACTGCATCAGTAATAACCTGGTCAGATTCGAAACGCAAGGTGAATTCATCCGTGCTTGGGTTGGGATAGGCGATAGCAGGAGGGAAGGAATTGTTTTCCGCACGCAGACGCAGGCCTCCACCCGGTTGAGAGAATTTTTCGAGTACCATATCCACCGTTGCTGAAGCTTCACTGATTCCGCAATACACATTGCCACCGGCTGAAACATAAATACTGTTTACGAAATTAGCTCCGGTGAATGAACTTCCGGCTTCAATCCACCGGAGATCACCTGTCATTCCATCTACTTTTGTTATTGCCCAACGATAGACACCCGGTCCTGCACCATAGTTTCCGTAACCGCCAAAATAAATATTACCATAGGAATCAGTTGTGCAATTGTTGGAATATTCATAAAGTTCCGGGTTCGATAATGTAGGGTCATTGGGATAAACGTAAAATAGTTTTACACCGGTAGAACGGTTGAGCTTAGTGACAAACATTCTTTGTGCTTCATGGATATCATCATGGTATGATTTGTCGCCGATCAGAACAGGATTTTGAAATGCATCAAAAATAAAATCATCCACTCCTCCCCATTCTGCACCACCTGTAGTTACAATGTACTGTTTCCACTGGAATGTACCGGCAGGGTTAAATTTTACTACTGTTTGGTTTTGTCCTCCAGATCCAAAGGCGTCAACTTCACCGCAGGAATAAATATTTCCTCCGGCGTCAATTCTTAAAATCTGAGAGGAGTTCCAGGGGTAGTTATCAGGACCTGCATAACGAATGCTTAATACCGGAGAAGGAGATGAAGCGTTGAATTTTACAATATACATTTGTTCCTGGTACGAAGCATCTTCGGTACTTCCTCCAACATAGGTATTCCCGGCATTGTCAATGGTGAAAGCACGGCCATTATATCCGTTGCCTTCTGTTCGTGTCCAGACAGTTCCTCCGTCACTTGCGCGATAACAGCGTACGAAGAAACCTGTAGTCGCTTGTCCACCGGTATAGACACGGTTTCCTTTTACTTCCAGTCCGGCCGGACTTTCAGCAATTGTTTTTGTCCATTTTAGGTGAGCGTCTGCTCCAAATTTTAAAAGAGTATATCCGCTTATTGAATAACAAATCATGTACGTATTGAAAGAAGCGTCACGTTTGATCCACCGGATCGTGCCGGGAATTGAACTTGGTGAAATACGTGACCATTGCAAGTTTCCGTTGGTTCGATACTTGCGAATGATCAATTTATTATCCGTGCCTACCTGGGTAGTGCCCGCGATGTGAATAAAATTAGAGCCTTCGGGGCTGACAAGTAAAGCCCCATCGATACTTCCTCCATCATAAGACCTGCTCCATTCATACATAACCTGTGCCTGTGCCGATTGCAAATAGAATAAAGCAATAAAGGCAACGATCAGATAACTAATCTTGTTTTTCATGTGATTGAGATTAATAAATTTTGTTTGAAATTTTAAAATCAACCCTAAATTACATTGGGATTCACCGAATTGTTCAGTTTGGACTTAAATAAATACAAAAAATTATAGAAAAATTTATTAGAAAATTAAATCTTACTGACGAAGATCATTTTTATATTCGATATGATTTCAGAAATTATCGCCATTCATAAAAGTGATTCCAATTTGCAATCCGGACGACATCAACTATTCCCAACTTTTGCATCAAGACCTTGGGTTGTCTGTATTGACCTCAATTAGTGCCAGGTTCAAGCTTCTCGGAAATTCTTATCTTTTGGATTTGGACTGGAATTACTTGTCGAAAATTCTACATTTCGAATTTAATATAAGTTGAAAGCAGCAAACTTTTGCTTAGACTTTGTAAGAAATGTTCTGATATTTTTTGCTTCCCGGATTGAATTTTGTTTTTTAAGCCCTTCTAATTTTCTTTTTT of the Bacteroidota bacterium genome contains:
- a CDS encoding ATP-binding protein; translation: MKDSPFVYGTTVSSHAFTNREKDVQKLKSNLLNGINTTIISPRRWGKSSLVEKVIREINAKEKKHKTVVIDLFSVGSKEEFLEQFAKEVIKASSGKWQEWMLSGKEFFRQLIPKLSLGIDPNTDFSISFDWKELRKYSEEVLQLPETIARKKGIRMIICLDEFQNLASYPGYEEFEKQMRAVWQRQKLVTYCLYGSKRHMMTDIFNNPAKPFYRFGDILLLPKIEHAKWLRFITNGFKNTGKNIDEKTASWIPEIMKNHSWYVQQLAHYTWNLTHKSCSLKEAQAALQELLNANSPLYQKEVESISTSQLNLLKAVAKGETQLTSVAVMEHYRLGTPNNVTKSKASLINNDLIQENNGKYEFTDPAFEIWFRKQYFGEALG
- a CDS encoding T9SS type A sorting domain-containing protein, with translation MKLKLQLKIYVLTFCSLISYTNSNSQCSNQVTHLAGTAVVNGVDITVTTTGHVDDNTSYCVNTFPYFVGYNSTTGSANGMYTFDFFPPVNSLTLNFSGISNAGIGQESVVLAINGIHYAIPSVGDPNGCDALADLTVDGDITGCVSCSVSGWLGTTITGNISSLQVADIAVWGQGNGAIFSLFICDAVNGTPEYENIFANDVYPNPFTTSLNLKSNNSSDVEFTLYDAFSNKLIHKTIPTISSLNTEFLSSSIYFYELKQEGAILKKGKLIKE
- a CDS encoding T9SS type A sorting domain-containing protein, whose translation is MLLSLFVHFTNAQITFEKKWGGDGYQDGQYISSTSDGGFIIAGISTSDSTPYTNIVLMRVDSLGDSLWTKNYGGPGSNDFPSAVVQTRDGGFLVSSTTYSLSSQAPNYSDWWILRTDANGDTLWTKMIRKPNNDRMWDISENDDGSFLACGWLSVNGYAKATMMKFSETGDSLWSVQIGSSANSYAQFCQQNYDGNYLLAGAFLSGTFQGIVMEYDTAGTLLNSHIYDKQGTVENINSVHHLAQGGYIISAKSGTINGYDVWVLRTNDNWDTLWTQTYNDPFYLYDTEAKFAFDATSDNGFIFGGAKFTGASSEAVLYRMDSTGASLWTSYYGGNTNGEDKTSSVLSLADGGFILSGQTEMTANNDGDIYLVRTNANGLVTSLSEPDAIESSTQFLLFPNPSKNKVHWESKYISISCLRLLSMSGSILQTYEQAGISGELNFAGLVPGIYIVEFVSEISVHRKRLIIAGY
- a CDS encoding aryl-sulfate sulfotransferase → MNLSKYFFLLIFLHLSGQPVTAQTYPDFTISQWDSSSSGYYFLIPIRTGTGGPAQNATHMILDGRGNVVYFKEFISGGNTGDFKIQDNRFISYSYQNKFYLMDSSFTVVDSVRCKNGIIQDGHDMQVLPNGHFLLLGWENLVMDLSSYHWFNNNGSAGSSSATVRSGVIQEQDANKNVVFEWHAINYFNFSEVDTSRLNSPTNVDWTHFNSIALDTDGNILASIRHFNEIIKIDKSTGNILWRLGGKLNDFTFTNDTTMFIGQHDCRRLANGNITLLDNGKPRHSVSGKEYQLDENLLQATLVWSHCPDTGLFSSATGNMQRLTNGNTLLDYGMVDQLVTTFEVVSPGGNTVFQIRYNDTLQTYRAFNYETLPWDLHRPVITCTEINQQYFLDAGSGHASYQWSTGETSQMIQVVDTGTYTVFVPKGTDGYVSSEEFVVSNIADPCNTSGVGIGQSFSDQQQIFPNPFEDKIHTKNFYPDLDYELINSLGKTLYRGNDLEEQDFSHLACGLYFLKMHSGTKIHVVKIVKR
- a CDS encoding DUF302 domain-containing protein, with the protein product MNYYNIKSVPNANFEDIKAKVIAGLQDEGFGVLTEIDLKAIMKKKLDKDYLPHTILGACNPVYADKVLQIEPNISAMLPCNVTIKENTNHAIEIATINPVAAMGSVNNKEIILLAQEVQDKLTKMLNGIG
- a CDS encoding T9SS type A sorting domain-containing protein → MKNKISYLIVAFIALFYLQSAQAQVMYEWSRSYDGGSIDGALLVSPEGSNFIHIAGTTQVGTDNKLIIRKYRTNGNLQWSRISPSSIPGTIRWIKRDASFNTYMICYSISGYTLLKFGADAHLKWTKTIAESPAGLEVKGNRVYTGGQATTGFFVRCYRASDGGTVWTRTEGNGYNGRAFTIDNAGNTYVGGSTEDASYQEQMYIVKFNASSPSPVLSIRYAGPDNYPWNSSQILRIDAGGNIYSCGEVDAFGSGGQNQTVVKFNPAGTFQWKQYIVTTGGAEWGGVDDFIFDAFQNPVLIGDKSYHDDIHEAQRMFVTKLNRSTGVKLFYVYPNDPTLSNPELYEYSNNCTTDSYGNIYFGGYGNYGAGPGVYRWAITKVDGMTGDLRWIEAGSSFTGANFVNSIYVSAGGNVYCGISEASATVDMVLEKFSQPGGGLRLRAENNSFPPAIAYPNPSTDEFTLRFESDQVITDAVLIDLSGRVIAQYAQISGDFKFGRNLAPGIYYLNLNSNSGRQTIRLVKTDR
- a CDS encoding T9SS type A sorting domain-containing protein, which encodes MKKLLHLIVFFILLIAGTASAQQNVNLLVNPGCDDGATTGWDVTSMIDDGWAVEATGGTDGTPCWVSSYSNTTKSQVVDLIALGYTPSYLDQEPIILYAESYKGFYGGSSMSDEYQLNIYLMDDNNVVLYTYQSGILICDSTWQSLKGVIRSYGTGVRKIMYEHIGNCANYWAGNYGAMIDDSYLSIGNNIYYSSGKTHSLAGWTIDANGGDGWMVDPNGYYITSNATDTKSQIIDLVAQGYTPIDLDMQPVITFGEFAKGTQPDYADYYNQTVTLLDASSNVLATSTQTPTLTDQWQWVSGSFSGYGTGLRYIKYEHSGRDVEGLAGHSGSMMDYILLEIGGATTGIDSRDNESFNFAISPNPSNGSFTLSLKNLRNNAPVKLTISDIEGRIVYAEQIENNLNQLSTSTYMLNQVLSKGVYILSLADQTSVQSTKLLIQ